The Cicer arietinum cultivar CDC Frontier isolate Library 1 chromosome 1, Cicar.CDCFrontier_v2.0, whole genome shotgun sequence genome contains the following window.
AATATTACCACATAAAACTACTTTGTAACCGTGATTTAAAAGTAACtgtaaaatgttaaattttcaTTAGATGTCAATGTAAAACTAACTTacactaataatatattttctattttctctatttgatttgagaaaacgttttttaactaataaatatcAAGGATCAATTGAGAGACAAATAACAGAATATGAAGTATAAAATTTGTAAAAGAAACTGATCAAATGAGTTCATTTACCAAACACctctatttataaaataaatttacaaaataaactaTGAGTTAATGTATTGGCCTTGCCAAACATTCTAAGTCTGACTTCTAATAAATGGAGTTAAGTCTTAAACAAAATACTTGTATGAAAAAGGAGTCAGACTCAAGCTTAAAAGTTTGAAACAACTAGGGCctgttttttaaaaatctcaACCAAATGGTCACAACCTAGTCTATACCTAATTTATTTTCACCCATAATTGCATACGCCATTTACTTTCTTTTCCCATCTTCTTTTTTAAAAGTCATACTTTTATTAAAAGACTACATTCTTTTTATAAGGAAACAACAAAAGAAAGGTAAAgttgtattaaaattttaattttgaaaagagtatatctttttttctcatgtaattatttttcatttcctATCTCTTTTTTATATCTCTCTCTATCCCACACTTCCCTAGTGTTTGGATCATCTAAAAATGCTTTATGGTGCAACAACTATAGGCACAGTTGGACTCTAAATCCAACTTCTCTAACATCATGTTTTCCCTTTTGAAACAACTAGGTTTTGAAACAACTAGGGCTTGTTTTCTCAAATATATTAAGCTTATGTTAATTATCATTGGCACATGACAATAATTTGGGAGGAAAAGTGTTTTTCATGCATATATGCATATCTTTAAGACAAAACTTACATGTTTGTGTTGTTTAACATGATAATATGCCACTTTGAAAGAGTCAAACGCAACCCCTGTGTACACCAAGGTATAAATTTCTACCTGTTTCAGAAGCAAACAGATAGAACTTCGTTTCTATTTTTCTATGAGAGGGAAGGGAAGGGAAGGGGGGCAAAGGAGATGAACCATCCAACATAGGTCTATGAAAGGCATAACGTAACAGCTTCCGTGACAGAAAAATTCATTATCTGTATGCATATCCACAGAATTcagaattaataaaaaagagaagTAGAAAACAAAAGCTTGCGACTCACCAAATACTTGGGAAGTCAGAGCATATAAGTTGTGAGTACTAAATGAAATTAATCCTACATATTCATAGTTTTCGAAGTATTAGCCAACATACAGATATATAACTTTCTATAACACACGTGAATAcacaaaaaatgtcaaaaagaaTCAAGCACCTAGATATGATAACTTTGTTGTATGTTTTGGAAGTATTcctaaaacttttaattttaaagggACCAGTCTCATTGTTTTAGTAAGGATCATTACGGAGGTTTATATCATGTCAAAGAGTGATTTGGACTTATATTCAGCTTGTGATAAAATTGGACTCACACATACAAGGTCTCCAATGCAAATCCTTGTGATTTTGCAAGATATAACTGACTAATCATGGATGGAGAACTCCCCGGAAGACAACCAAAATATGTTCTTTGTATACTGTTGAATGATGAATCACAACAATCAAAACAAGGGAGTATGAAGCCCAAATCATACAGCAGTGATCAAAACCACCAAGGGTTCTTTTATAGATCAGATAATAATGGGTTCACTCTATTCTCTCATTTCTTCAGTAAATCTGCTCCTTATTCAAAACTTAGGCAGTTTGTCAAGGGGCTATAGCCAAACTACTACAGCTGTCAAGAAACTCGAGAAATCTCGCCTGCAATTGACAACATTGGCAGTACAAATGCTTCAACATTCAAAATGGTAGAATGCAGAATGACACGCTAAATATCAGAAGCTTCTATTTCTCTGCTCCAAGTTGAGAACTTTTCTATCTTCATGCTCTCCATGGTTTTTCCATTTCATCTTATCACTTTTCAAAACTCTCACACTTTATCACTATTAGCCTTTCTAACATCCTGTTTTCTTTTATCACCACTATTGAGTACATGTTTCTGAATGAGCTTATTAAGCTTTGGATCTTCTGAACATCCATTTGAGATCATCTCCTCATAAAAATCCCTGGCCTTTATGAACCACCTGCATGTTACAAGCCCTTCAACCATTTTTCTGTAATGTATACAACTTGGCACCACATCATATTTCTTCATCTCTGCCCAAATTTTCAGTGCATTTACTGGTTGCTTCAACTTTAAGAATTTTTCCAAGATTAAAAGAAAGGAATCCTTATTTGGACCCAAACCAGAACCTTTCATCCTACTCAGAAATTCTATAGTTCCATGATAATCTGTTCCTTCAAAAAATGCATGGTAGGTCTCGACAGTTGGACTAATATTCTCCTCTACCATTGTGTTCAATACTATTCTTGCCATTGCTAGTTTTCCAGCTTCACAAAGAGGGAGTATCATGGAGTTAAATGTGGCAGAATCTGGTTGCAAACCTTGTTCCCTCAACTTATCTATAGTCTTGAGAGCTTCCTTCGGACAATTTTCACGAGTTAAAACATACACTAAAGAATTGTAGACCTCTATCCCAGGGATCCATTCCCTTTTTTTCATCTGATCATAGAGCCTAAGAGAGTCAAAAAGATTCCCTTCCTTTGAAAAGCAGGAAATCATGTGGCTGTATGAAGTAGCATCCGGCATTATGCAGTATTTTGACATGTCTCTCCAAACTCTTTTTGCTTCATATACATCATTTGTTATGTTACACCATCCATTAAGAATAATGTTGAAGCTCTCGATCTCAAGCGGGAAGAGCTTCTTGTTTACTAACATAAACTCTTCAGCCTCTTCGACATTACCATATTTACAAAGAGCAGTCAAAAGTGCACGGAATGCTTCCTGGTCAGGAGTCAATCTGAAGTTGTTCATAAAGTTGAATGTTTCAATAGCCTTGGCAGAGTTATTTGCAGCTGCATATCTGATTCAAATAAAATGCcgcaatgaaaagaggaagaaaaactGAATTATCTGCTATCAATAGATTTGGCATGACACTGACTagaattgatgaaatttatcaTCAATACAAGACATTCATTTACACatgaacaataaaaatttaatggaACCATGGCATGGCAGTAAAAACCAAGTATTATAATTGCAAGCAAATCAATACCTAATTGGCTATAAGCTATGTGTAAATTAAGTAATGTTTgagagtttcactttgaatgaaatatgattgaaaaatgtgtttataagtGAGAAGCATTCTTCACCTTACAAGTTGGTTTTGTAGGGTTGAGTTATGTCCAAcccaaattttaaagtattgtCAGACCCGTTGGGCCACCTACTATTGGGTCACTTAGGTTACACTCCAAATGTTTAGTCTTAGGCGTGAGGGGTGTGTTGAGAGTCTCACTTTGGATGAGATACATCTCAAGAATGTGTTTATAAGTGAGATACATCTTTCACCTTATAAGCAAGAGTTTTGTAGAATTGAATTAGGTCCaacccaattttttttataaaatccaATCCAACACTAAAGTAATGgcaaataattcaaatataaacaaCCCAATACATACATCAAAAGTTAATGTTACTAATTTACTTCCGCAAGACagtttggattgacttatttgagcttatctaTTGAAATAAGCACTTGTGAGTTGTTAGGTTGTTTGAGCCAAATAGCTTATGTCATGTCCAAAAattgttttcaacttatttccGAATGCACTCAAAAATAGCTTGGAAAAACAATTATAGCTTATATGAAGACAATTTGACTTTATTCATAGATACGTATGCTATAACCGGTAAATGAATTCAAACAGAGTCCTGGCTCTCCTTCCTACCTGCTAGCAATTCGTGAAGATGAACATGCAAATTGCAATACAAAGGGAATATGATTTTGTGTTTGAATTCATAAGAAGAATAAGGAAAAGTGATGTACCTGTCAATGATGATAAGCATAGCATGATGCGTGGAGAGACAAGAAGCATGCATATCTCGAATGATGGACCATGCAGTGGAAAACTTGGCATGAGTTCCCAAAACCCATATCATCAAGTTGCAAGCTTTCTCATCATTATAACGGCTATTCCATTTGAAGGCACGCAATGCAGGTTTCCAATCTTCCCTTAAGACCCAAATTGCGGAACATACCAAATCTCTGTTTGGTTCCAGTGAGGTAAGGCTATGGTCGTCATCCTTTTTAAGAAATTGGAGGAATTGCAATAGATCTGGGTCATCTAAATCCAAGTTGAAGTCGAAAGGAGCATACTGATTCTGATTCTGAGAGGGTAATGAAAGTGTTTGATAGAATGCCTGAGAGAAAGATGCAACAAGGTGGGAGCGTTTAACAATGGTAAAGGCATGGAGCGCTCTTGAAATGTAAAAGTGACACCGTTTTGCCATTGAAAATCTTCACTCACATGCTTATTGCTTATATATCAACTTCAACTCATCTTTAGAACTTGTTGACTTGTAAGCAaacacaatcaaacacaaaagtgtttgcttataaaaaaaatacacgaaagtacttttttttttgggtataaTACAAGTACTTCTTTTATCTACAACCAGTCAATTGCATATATTTTTTGGTTGAACTTTTGATGGaaggtaattttttatttaaactaaaatgtataaaaaaattataagttatagcagataaaaaaattataagttatagcagataaaaaaattataaaaaaaaataaaaatatataagtaaaattaatatttcactttttagtaagaatattttatatttacatattttttctaaattttcttatttaaatatatatttttacctTTTTCTTGATAACTTTTGAAAGTAATACAAGAATAAATTATAAccgataatttattttaaatagagaagggaattttttttattaattaaagtgacactaataatcattttacatatgttttctaattgatttgaatttgatactTTAAACTTCTAAAGTTAAGATCTTACTATTGTTTTACCATTGAGTTAGCTCGTAGTATTTATAACCGGTGcgataattaaaagaaaaacattaataaagaaaaatatcacttttttctaataaatatcatatttaagaTTGATTTAAGAATGGATTTTACGAGGTTTAACTTCAGTTTAGAATTGACCCAATCTCAATCTAAATTTACCCAATTGAATCGTTTagattaactttatttttttaattttgtaattatattattttttatttttaatcttttataaaaaatatttcttattaatAATATGTGATTTTTTCTACAACTACTTATAAAGTCATTTAAATGATCAGTAATATctatgaatttttgtttttatctctCATGAATTTTCTCTATTAAAAATAGTCTTATTCAAGATAAGTCAAACATTAAATTCAAACATTAAATAATGTTAATATCTCTCACAATAAAGATTTGAATCCAATTGATCACTTTGTAAAAATCTAACATTTTTGTTAGACTCAATCTCCGTAggttaatatttataatttatcaaaGACAACTATAAATTAATTGGTGTGTACtataatacattattttaattacaatttccACTTTAAAATAACCAATCATGCAAATGAAAACTCTATACTACAATCATGATACCCTCCGCCACTCCATGTGTCCTTGTCTCAGCCTCACcaaaaaaatacatttcatCGGCTGAAAgcattttgaaaatatagaaaaaaatataggaaCTAAGAAGATGCTTTGAccaatcaattattaatttagccTCTCTATACAGTCATTTGAGGAATCACAATATCATGCCAAAAACTgatacaaaatttgaatttaaaaaaaattgctcTTTGATATGAGCCTGCTTTGCATTTGAATTTTATGATTGCATAACAAACGCAAAACATCAATATGCCATCGTGCAATTGTTGAATCATGTTCATGGTAGTGTAGCTTCTTATAGGGGCATGAGTCTTCTGTACTTGAAGAACCACACAAATGCAGAAAATATACACACTCCACAAACTCCTGTTATTATAAGAACCCACTGGAATGCAGATGGTACATTAAATAATGGAATTTCAAAGTTCATTCCAAATACTCCTGCCACCACTCCAAATATGGCAACCACAAATGTTGCAGTTGTCAGTAAAAGCTCAAACTGGATAAGCTGATTCCGCACATTATCCTGAGAGAATAAATACATTAGTGAATATCAAATCTATATACCGCCTTTTCTCTTAAACTAACCTCCCTCTCCCCCAATTACACATTGTTTGTGAGAAAAAGTGTGATAATTTGTGCATTGTTTGTTTTGATCAGTTATAACTTATAAGCAACATATATTAAGATAACATTTGGTGACTAATATGAGAAAGAACAAAAACTGAACACACCAGTTGAATGTTGATGAAATCTTCTGTGTCATCGATGTATTCTTTTAACTGAAACAAGAAAACGAAAACCGTGATACATAAACTTTGCTGAAGTTGGAAAGAAAAGGGTTTAATGAAGATAACAGTGTGTTTACCGATGTCAACTTGTTTAGAGTGCTGTCAATGACAACAAAGTATGCTTCTAACAACATCTCAAGCTCTTCTATATTTTCTGTATTACTTTCAGAACTCCTCATGCTCTCGTGTCGACTCCTAGCAATGCTCAAGCTCTTCTCGAGCCTCCGAGAATCAGGTGGTGATGAAACAGGAGAGACTGGAGCAGAGATGGATGCACCATCAACTGATCTATATCCAATAGACTGATCTCCATAAAATGACAATTCCATTCGCCTTTTCTTCTCGGTAAGGTACATTTCAGCCATATCACCATCATCATCCATAAGCTGCTCTATTTCGTCTCTAACCTGAATAATTGCACATCCACAATATTGACTTAGCAAATATGGTAATATCATTTCCAACTGTGAAGAAAGAATaactataaaatgaaaatcACCTTCTGAACCCTCCTAGTCAGGGCAACAAGTCTGCTTTTCAACCGACGAACACGTTCCAAATTTAGAGTACTGATCTTCGATGTCAATTCATCCAGCAACGGATAAGCTTCGATTTCTAACTCTGCTGCCTTTAGCAAATGGAACAGAAAATGTTACTAACTAATTTATCGAAACCTAATAAACAAGAATACTAAGAAGAGAAACATCCTAAGCAAGCATATATGAATAAAAACTTCTGTAGATATATAATGACAGAATTTTGCACAGCGCATTACGATTTCTTGTGCCACTCTTCTTTTTCTATATCAATGAAAGGCCATACTACTTTTTCCTTCAATAACTTTCCATCCTACCGCAACAGGTATATAGCATCTATGGTTGATCTCCTTGgcataaaatcaacttggttctcTAACATGTAAATATTGTCAATCTACTGTTAAATTGTTAGATTATGTTTCCCACACTTCACTACAACTAACATAGCATGTAGAAACTCCCTGAGAGATGCACAGGTTCATATTTAGTTTcctttttctaaataaattttcGTCTCGATTTTTCTCTAACTTCTAGGTCATAACACCCAGACAATTTTTCCACCAACAAACCAGATAAGCTATATCATACATAAAACTGAAATCATCCCAAGCAGCAAGGACACAATGGTACTAGTTGTGAATCTTGTGGTTACGGCAAAgcaaaataatcatctcatagCTCTGTACAACACGTGAATATGAGGTGTGGCTTCAAACACTGACTATAAAGAAACCATGGACATATATCATAGAGTGCGACAAACATGACAAGACAAGTAGATGACATCTGCTATAAGTAGGGGTGAGCATCTGTCGGATTCGGTCCGAAAATGCTCATTGAAGTAAAGCCGAAGAGGAAAGATACATACCCATCTCTACCGTCATGAGCAACGGTTTGGGTGGTTGGACACAGTGGCGGGTTGATCTTAGTTCGTTTTACATCTTCATTCACAAGCTCAATAGGATCAGATTTTGCTAAAAGCAAATTTTTCTAGAAGAATTTTGCTGAAACTGAGAAGAAATGGCACAACTAGTTTGGGAGCGCAAAAAGCTTTGAATAGTTCACGCTATTAAGTTATGAAACTGGAAATGAAGCACCACTTGAAAgttttagttatatatttaattatttaaaaaaatggggTAAACCACTATTTTAGTCCCTGAAAAAATAAACGCTGCCATTTTGGTCTCTGATTCAGCAAAAAGCTCAAATTAGTCATCGAATCATCAAAATGTTCGTCAATTTAGTCCTTGACATTATAACTGTCATGAACTATTTTTACAGTAAATTGTATCTTTCAGtgacttttataataataagttgTATCTTTCAGGAACTATTTTGATGATTCAATGACTAATTTGGATTTTTTGCTGAGTTATTTATGAACCAAAATGACAGCGTCCTATACTGTCAGGGACCATAACGGTGATTTATCCAAAGAAAAAGTAGTAATCtattttaagtttattatttttaatctatgtCTATAGTTAGAGTCTAGATGTAATAAGTAGTAGGCAAGCACTAAGCACGAGATTTTTGTCTCGCTGAATAAATCTGAATACAAGTGATGTGACCTTATATGCATTAGGCTGACATTACTTTTATAAATGGAAGCAAGCAATACATGTAAGTCGGTCAGGCTCGGCCTCCAACGATAATTAATTCACAATCCGAACCCGACCATCAATAACTGTATCAAACCGATTTTTCAAGTTTTGTAGACCCGTGGACCGACCCACACCCGCTCATACGTAAAAAGTTCCTCTCGGATTAATCGGTTTCGGTCGGAATCGATAAATCTGCTCACCCCTAGCTGTAAGTTTGTTCTAGAAAAGGATGGATGTTTAAACTCAAGACCAAATAAAGGGGTAACTGTTGCAGTCGAGGAGGGGAAAGAAAAATGGAATAGCACCAACTCTTTTAGTGCTACACATACTGGCTTTCTCTAAAAGATTGTCACAGGAGATTCTAAAGACGCGGCATCTTGTTTCCACAAAAGAGGTTTCTGGCTATTAGAAAATGAACATAAGAGTCAGAAATTGAGAATAAGAAGAGTAACGGAGAAAGGGAAAGTTTGTAGTTAGATCGTAAAAGAGTTCCTTGATTCAACGATTAAGAAAGCTTGTCTCCTAACTgtgaacataataataacagCAGTCCTTGATTCTCTAAAGTCTAAAATCAGAATCAGAGAAGCTAATTCTGATAAGCAAGTTATACAATTATGATAACATGTGTTTTGGATCAAATACATCAGCTTTTGTTGACTCACTTTTGCTTATAAATAGGAGTGGAGGGAGTATGTGATAGCAACGCACTTACTCTAATACTGGCCTAAATCGGTGAGCACATATCAAAAcaagatttaatatatattgccagataaataaaattaactacaaGTCCATTTATGATTTAATCTTAATATGATCATACTTCCCCATATTGTATGCAGAAACTCAATTCTATTATGTAAACCATTCTATAGAAATACAAGATTTCTTTTCATAGAGACCATTTCTCTCTTCTAAAGTAAGTTAACTAAGaaagaaaaatcataatctaaaaaCCAACAGAAGTTAGTCTCTGATTTAATCTACTAACCTGGGAGTCAAGAAATGTGCACGCTGACTCCAGAGCAACTTCAAGAGCCCTGAACTCGAAAGGTAAATAATCAGGAGAAGTGTTGCTATATGTACTTTCAAAATTCGCACTGCCTCTCCATCGGTTCGAGTCAGAATTGTCTGATTGCCAGACCTCGCCTACCCCAGTTGTTGTCAACCGTCGTTGGAGCTCCATTACATAATGCAATACATAACTATCAAGGGAATTCAAGAGAAGAACCTCATCTGCTGTAATAATACACCGTATCTGCTCCAGATTTACAACAATAGCCTTTTCCCTACCAAGGATTGTTGATGGGTAGACAAACAGGGGATCAAGTAGGCGAAGATCACGTGCAGGAAGATCGCAACGCCGCATCATAGTAAACTTGTCTACCTCAAGGACCTGAGAGTTTCCAGATGTGTCAACACGAATCCACGATCGAAGACCTTGGCCTCGCTTCTTAAGCCCTGTAAGATCCACAACTTGAATAGGTTGCCTTCCAGAGGGAGATGGTCGATTAGTAGCTTCTCTTCCGTTAAAGGCAGGCAAAGGTTTTGGTGGGAGTAGTCGCTCTTTGAGATCTGCCATTGTGGATGTTTGCTAACTCCTGAAAGCATATATGAGGCAAAGACATCAGCCACCCTTGTAGTTTATTGATTTCTGTAAGCAGTGTATAAACATAATATCATACATCCGGTAGTATTAATCTATCTAGCCACGTGGTATCAATCTCTCTACATGCTTGTGGCCTCGACAGATGAAGTATGCATCTATTACAAATCTCCTATTTTGTTCAGTGACATCATGTTCTGAATAATGATAAAAGTCTCTGACAACTGCCAGACCGTGGGAGGACAAGGAACGTGTCCTTAATGGCTCCTCTCACAAGCTTGCTTTGACCACAGCCTAACTGCACGATGGTCTTCACTTCTTAATACCAATAACTCAGTGGAGCATTGTATTATATGCATCTTAAAATGGTGTAAACAGTTATGTTACTACGGACCTAATAATTTTGTACACTAGACTATGTTTATCAACTTATTCCCAATCAAAATGAAACATCCAGGTTTTGGGGAAACTAGTACTAAGAGCCCAAGCACCAGATACATTAGAAATGTAtgcatataatataaataaaccCATCAAAGCATTAATGCTAAGAGTTGTGTTGTTTAGATACACAAATGGACATCAAATTTCGACAACATATAAATTTCAGTGTATAATGGATGGTTAATGAGTATAATAAGATGTCCCAATCCATTAATCATCTACTAAACACAATTAATCACGATTGTGAGTGTCATCAACTACAATTTCCAGGCactaaaatatacatatattcattaaatatcaaattgtgTTGAGATCTAAATGATTTTCAAGTGTTCAAATATACATAATATTCATTAACCATAATTTGAGTACAGATATACACTTCAAAATCATagttaatgtttaaaattgtggttaattaattttttcattagttAGTTGCGACACTTTCGTATATTCATCAACAATCCAACaaacttaattaattacaaatttgaACAATGTTAACCATCTAATTTGTTGTAAAAAATTGATGTCAAATATGTGTCTAAATATCTGATATCATTTATCTTATGCTAATATGCCTAACACAACAAGAAAAGACAGAAAAAAAAAGTCACTTTTACAATTGAAGCATAGAGTTGTGCAGATAGATATTGATTACCTCCGAAAGTTGTTGTTTAACACAAAATAAGATAATATCCAAACTTAAATCGAACGTGGGTGTGCGATTAATACAAGTATGGCAGCAAAAAAGCGatgtttttaaccaaaataatttgaaacaaaGTGAAGAGAGAGAAGATGAAAACCCTTGAATTAGAGAGAGAGTAAATACCTGAACTGAGAGTGGGAGTGAGAGAGattgtgattattattattattattaattaaaataaaatttgagtcCGATGAAGTTCGCACTCTAAATCTATGTCTGTCTCGCTGTGGAGTTCATGGAATGGAACCCAAGAAACGAACTAAACAAACGTGTGCCCATCTTCTCCTTATTTATGCAAACCACTTTTTGTTAGCCCATCAACTTTAAAATCAAAAAATCACACCAAAGACTCCATAATATcgacattttaaatataaaataatttatttatttaattaaaatattatataaaaataaattgaataataaaatttttatttaaaaattatgtttgaattttgaaaagaaaactcaattttattttatagcatttttttttgtgtatgtaaaaaaattataaagaaactCATCGAGTTTAAATCCGAGAAACTGCCTAACAATAGCAGcttaatcatatttttcaaattaattttaacaccTCCAAGAATAAAACTAAGCATTCACTTATACAATTGAAtggaatatattaattaattaattaaattttaataaatgctTTACAatgctatttttttatatttaccttTGGTGAATTTGGTTTtccattcaatttttaatattaaaaattctaaCATACATCCAAAATTCTAATGAAAATTAGTTTGAGACTATTTTTACTAATGCATAATGCATGAGTACTACTATTATTAGTTTGCGGTTAACTAAAAAAACTTTAAAGGTGTTGTGAAGTGCTAATCAGGATCTACGATTCTTAATCAAATATTCATATTCTaatatattacaaatatttagATGTATCTTTTACCACTTGTCTGCAATGTAACTCAAATACTACATACATTAAATATACCAATAATTGTGATCCAATTAATAACTTGTAACAAAACCCAAGCTTCATTCTCCGTCTGCATATGTCGCCAATCTCATTCACACCATAAATTAAAGTGTAACACTccaaattttgtaattttttattcatgatTATTGTGGGATGTTTTATAATGTGTATTGCTATTTTGGAATAAGGGATTAAGTATAGGGCCCTTACAATTAACTCAAGAATTGTCCTAGTGCGAGAAAAGAcaattttgagttagatgaacCGATTCACAGGAAACATgaatcattggatgaacatgggTGAAATGATTTTGAGTTTGATGACAGTGTAAAATAATGTTACACTATAAATACatatagattatattttataagaagaacttaaattatatatagtGTGGTTTTTACTAAAACTACATTTAAATTATTAGTTAATCGTTGTGATATTCCGATAGTGTATAACTTTTGACAGTATTAGAACGTAACAATTAAactctaaaagaaaatataaaaaaatatatgtatttataaaatgatataaacaTCGTTCAAAAAAttagatataattaaaaatgtaaagaaaatacaaatataatatttatagtttattaaattaaaaagtttcATCGATTGTTACAATTATTGCGAGagatttaattgaaaattttattacaaGTTATGC
Protein-coding sequences here:
- the LOC101493561 gene encoding pentatricopeptide repeat-containing protein At1g80880, mitochondrial, which translates into the protein MAKRCHFYISRALHAFTIVKRSHLVASFSQAFYQTLSLPSQNQNQYAPFDFNLDLDDPDLLQFLQFLKKDDDHSLTSLEPNRDLVCSAIWVLREDWKPALRAFKWNSRYNDEKACNLMIWVLGTHAKFSTAWSIIRDMHASCLSTHHAMLIIIDRYAAANNSAKAIETFNFMNNFRLTPDQEAFRALLTALCKYGNVEEAEEFMLVNKKLFPLEIESFNIILNGWCNITNDVYEAKRVWRDMSKYCIMPDATSYSHMISCFSKEGNLFDSLRLYDQMKKREWIPGIEVYNSLVYVLTRENCPKEALKTIDKLREQGLQPDSATFNSMILPLCEAGKLAMARIVLNTMVEENISPTVETYHAFFEGTDYHGTIEFLSRMKGSGLGPNKDSFLLILEKFLKLKQPVNALKIWAEMKKYDVVPSCIHYRKMVEGLVTCRWFIKARDFYEEMISNGCSEDPKLNKLIQKHVLNSGDKRKQDVRKANSDKV
- the LOC101493017 gene encoding magnesium transporter MRS2-1-like — translated: MADLKERLLPPKPLPAFNGREATNRPSPSGRQPIQVVDLTGLKKRGQGLRSWIRVDTSGNSQVLEVDKFTMMRRCDLPARDLRLLDPLFVYPSTILGREKAIVVNLEQIRCIITADEVLLLNSLDSYVLHYVMELQRRLTTTGVGEVWQSDNSDSNRWRGSANFESTYSNTSPDYLPFEFRALEVALESACTFLDSQAAELEIEAYPLLDELTSKISTLNLERVRRLKSRLVALTRRVQKVRDEIEQLMDDDGDMAEMYLTEKKRRMELSFYGDQSIGYRSVDGASISAPVSPVSSPPDSRRLEKSLSIARSRHESMRSSESNTENIEELEMLLEAYFVVIDSTLNKLTSLKEYIDDTEDFINIQLDNVRNQLIQFELLLTTATFVVAIFGVVAGVFGMNFEIPLFNVPSAFQWVLIITGVCGVCIFSAFVWFFKYRRLMPL